One stretch of Oncorhynchus gorbuscha isolate QuinsamMale2020 ecotype Even-year linkage group LG21, OgorEven_v1.0, whole genome shotgun sequence DNA includes these proteins:
- the LOC124007674 gene encoding protein TMEPAI-like isoform X3 yields the protein MQPVSGGPHHHSNCVQTPCSAQLEFVQILVIVVVMMVMVVVITCLLNHYRLSERSFISRDSQARRRHLPLASDGSLWSSDGPGPASGMSEQQVYTTRPPDRVPSYLQRERLARFQPTYPYLPHPIIDLPPTISLSDGEEPPPYQGPCTLQLRDPEQQMELNRESVRAPPNRTVYDSHLLDTSLCPPPSLNSGVSTTTVATAAQAYSSRVEGAPPTYSEVIGHYYHPSSLPRHHHQTASGDSGAGRGVRLGGPGPSSPSLLLHGILKQAHLSSLESRNVRNKKEKQTPEQV from the exons cccagttGGAGTTTGTGCAGATCCTGGTGATcgttgtggtgatgatggtgatggtggtagtgatcaCCTGCCTGCTCAACCACTACCGCCTGTCAGAACGCTCCTTCATCTCCAGGGACAGCCAGGCCCGCAGACGCCACCTACCACTGGCCTCT GATGGGAGTCTGTGGTCCTCAGATGGCCCAGGGCCCGCCAGTGGAATGAGCGAG CAGCAGGTGTACACCACGCGTCCCCCGGACCGCGTCCCCTCCTATCTGCAGAGGGAGCGTCTGGCCCGCTTCCAGCCCACCTACCCCTACCTGCCCCACCCCATCATTGACCTGCCGCCCACCATCTCGCTGTCGGACGGCGAAGAGCCTCCGCCCTACCAGGGCCCCTGCACTCTGCAGCTCCGCGACCCCGAGCAGCAGATGGAGCTTAACAGGGAGTCGGTGCGTGCGCCCCCCAACCGCACAGTCTATGACAGCCACCTCCTCGACACCTCCCTGTGCCCACCGCCCAGCCTCAACTCCGGGGTCAGCACTACCACGGTAGCCACGGCTGCCCAGGCCTACTCCAGCCGAGTGGAAGGGGCACCACCAACTTATAGCGAGGTGATAgggcactactaccacccctcttcACTACCCAGGCACCACCACCAGACTGCCAGTGGGGACAGTGGCGCAGGGCGTGGAGTCAGGTTAGGAGGCCCGGGTCCCTCGTCGCCGTCCTTGCTACTCCACGGGATTCTCAAGCAGGCCCACCTGAGCAGCCTGGAGAGCAGGAATGTGCGCAACAAAAAGGAGAagcagactcctgaacaggtgtGA
- the LOC124007674 gene encoding protein TMEPAI-like isoform X4, with protein sequence MMVMVVVITCLLNHYRLSERSFISRDSQARRRHLPLASDGSLWSSDGPGPASGMSEQQVYTTRPPDRVPSYLQRERLARFQPTYPYLPHPIIDLPPTISLSDGEEPPPYQGPCTLQLRDPEQQMELNRESVRAPPNRTVYDSHLLDTSLCPPPSLNSGVSTTTVATAAQAYSSRVEGAPPTYSEVIGHYYHPSSLPRHHHQTASGDSGAGRGVRLGGPGPSSPSLLLHGILKQAHLSSLESRNVRNKKEKQTPEQV encoded by the exons atgatggtgatggtggtagtgatcaCCTGCCTGCTCAACCACTACCGCCTGTCAGAACGCTCCTTCATCTCCAGGGACAGCCAGGCCCGCAGACGCCACCTACCACTGGCCTCT GATGGGAGTCTGTGGTCCTCAGATGGCCCAGGGCCCGCCAGTGGAATGAGCGAG CAGCAGGTGTACACCACGCGTCCCCCGGACCGCGTCCCCTCCTATCTGCAGAGGGAGCGTCTGGCCCGCTTCCAGCCCACCTACCCCTACCTGCCCCACCCCATCATTGACCTGCCGCCCACCATCTCGCTGTCGGACGGCGAAGAGCCTCCGCCCTACCAGGGCCCCTGCACTCTGCAGCTCCGCGACCCCGAGCAGCAGATGGAGCTTAACAGGGAGTCGGTGCGTGCGCCCCCCAACCGCACAGTCTATGACAGCCACCTCCTCGACACCTCCCTGTGCCCACCGCCCAGCCTCAACTCCGGGGTCAGCACTACCACGGTAGCCACGGCTGCCCAGGCCTACTCCAGCCGAGTGGAAGGGGCACCACCAACTTATAGCGAGGTGATAgggcactactaccacccctcttcACTACCCAGGCACCACCACCAGACTGCCAGTGGGGACAGTGGCGCAGGGCGTGGAGTCAGGTTAGGAGGCCCGGGTCCCTCGTCGCCGTCCTTGCTACTCCACGGGATTCTCAAGCAGGCCCACCTGAGCAGCCTGGAGAGCAGGAATGTGCGCAACAAAAAGGAGAagcagactcctgaacaggtgtGA